Genomic window (Streptomyces sp. RerS4):
CGGCCCCGGCAGCTTCGGCAGATGCGCGAAGGGTGACAGGTTCATGACCATCCGGGGCAGGTCCAGGGCAGGCCCGATCCACCCGAGGAGAAGCGCCGCCCCCGCCACCGCCCAGGCGGCCACGGCGTACCGGGGCAGCGCCCCGTACAACAGCGCGGCCACCGCCCCGATCAGCCACACCGCCGGCAGCTGCGCGAGGCAGGCGCCCACGGCCCCGCCGAGGTCCCGGCCATGTCCGAGCCCCAGGCCGACCCCGCCGAGCAGCAGGATCAGCGCCGACCCGCCGAACGCGACGGCCAGGTGCCCGGCGGCCCAGCGCAACCGACCGACGGCGTTCGCGAGCAGCGGCTCCGCCCGCCCGCCGGTCTCCTCGCCGTGCAGACGCAGCACCGCGGAGACCACGTACAGCGCGGCGACCAGCCCCAACAACCCGGCCATCGCCGCAAGGAAGGCGTCGGTGAGAGCAGCACCCGAGACGCCCGCGCCCACACCTTCCCGCCCGCCCATCCGCTCGATGATCTGACGGGTCTTCTCGTTGCCCCCGACCACCTCGGCGGCGCCGTCCGCCATCCCGCCGAAGACCACGCCTGCCGCGAGGAAGCCCAGCGCCCAACCGAGCAGGCCGCCGCGCTGCAACCGCCAGGCCAGGGCGCCCACCGTGCCGAGCCGGCCCTCGGCCGGACCGGGCCGGGCGGGCACGAAGCTCATGCCCAGGTCCCGCCGGCCCGCCAGGACGTACGCGACTCCCGTCAGCGCCACGACCCCGGCCGCGAACAGGGCGAGCACCCAGGGGCGTTCGCCCGCGAAGGCCCGTACGTTCTCCAGCCAGCCGAGCGGCGAAGACCAGGTCAGGGCGGATCCGCCGCCCGCCGTACCGGAGTCGCCGGCCGCCTTCAGGACGTACGCGGCGCCCAGCGCGGCCGCCACGAGCCCTTTCGCGGCCCGCGCGCTCTCGGTGAGTTGCGCGGCGACGGCCGCCACGCCCGCGAAGAGCAGCCCACAGCCCGCGACGCCCGCGCCCAGCACGACGGCTCCCGTCGTCCCCTGCCCGGCGAGTCCGGCCGTGATGATCAGGGCCACGCATCCGTTGGCCACCAGCGCCGCGAGCAGCGCGGCGGTCAGCGGCGCGGCCCGCCCCACCGCGCCCGCCGCGAGCATCTCCTGACGGCCCGTCTCCTCTTCCTCCCGCGTGTGGCGTACGACGATGACCAGGCTCATCACGGCCGCGAGCACCCCCGCGTAGACCCCCGACCGCCAGGCGGTGAGGGCGCCGAGGGAGTCGCCGAAGACGGGCCCGTACAGGGCACGCATCGAGCCGTTGGCGTTCATCGAGGCGGCGACGGCGACGCGTTCGGCGGCGGTGGCGTACAGGGTGCCCAGCGAGCCGGGCATG
Coding sequences:
- a CDS encoding ABC transporter permease, which produces MKLRLEGRFAGTGALLRLALRRDRVMAPVWILVTGLLVVSMPGSLGTLYATAAERVAVAASMNANGSMRALYGPVFGDSLGALTAWRSGVYAGVLAAVMSLVIVVRHTREEEETGRQEMLAAGAVGRAAPLTAALLAALVANGCVALIITAGLAGQGTTGAVVLGAGVAGCGLLFAGVAAVAAQLTESARAAKGLVAAALGAAYVLKAAGDSGTAGGGSALTWSSPLGWLENVRAFAGERPWVLALFAAGVVALTGVAYVLAGRRDLGMSFVPARPGPAEGRLGTVGALAWRLQRGGLLGWALGFLAAGVVFGGMADGAAEVVGGNEKTRQIIERMGGREGVGAGVSGAALTDAFLAAMAGLLGLVAALYVVSAVLRLHGEETGGRAEPLLANAVGRLRWAAGHLAVAFGGSALILLLGGVGLGLGHGRDLGGAVGACLAQLPAVWLIGAVAALLYGALPRYAVAAWAVAGAALLLGWIGPALDLPRMVMNLSPFAHLPKLPGPADAVDWAPLGVLTALAVALTVGALAALRRRDLLA